The nucleotide window ATCCTTTACTGAAGTTAACCCGAGATCCGTTGCCCCGGTTTCGTTCAAAATAGACATTCAAAACACCCCACTAAAAATTTTTATGTCGGGAAAAGACACCTCAAAGTCAGATAATTCTTCCTGCATTCTTTTCCCTTTGAGGAACGCAGGAGTTGAGACTTAATACCGAATTGACTAACTCAGTACGAATAATCATCAAACTGAGCGGAAAAGTTCATAAATCTGTACCTGGAAAAGTTAATAGATCTATACCTGGAAAAGTTATAAATCTGTACCTGGTATTCTCTTCTTTCCCCTGGAAATTTTATTCAGCTTATCTTCCAGTCTCTCAATTTTCAATCTTTCAAAGTGCAGGAGAGCTACTTCAGCAATTATGGATGCACTCATAAGATAGCGGTCATCGGCATTGAATTTAATTGCCTCGAGCGAATAGGTTGCCTGGAGTAAAACCTTATTAAGCCCCTGACTGTCTGCAGTTTTTCCGATATCCTGGATAGAACGCACACTCATGTCTGCAGTTTCTTTTAAGTTCTTTTCAATTGCCCCAGTTCCGATCTCCTGCAGCAACAGCTCAGCGTTTAATGCCGCGTCCTCAAATTTCTGGCTTGCTGCAACCTTCCCTGTCTCCCCGAGAAGAGCAACTGTGCTGCTTGCAACATCACCCAGCTTTTGTGATGTAACACTTTTTCCGATCTCTCCAAGAGCGAAAATAACTGCAATCGTTCCTTTTTTATCTCTTCTAGAAGCTGCGGTATTTCCCATCTCACCAAGGCAGAAGGCTGCGATCTTTGCAGGAGTTTCCATTTTTTGTCCTGCTGCGACTTTTCCAAGCTCTCCTAATGCAAGTGCTATACTCACAAGTGCATTTTCCATATTTTGCTTGCGTGCTTCTGTGGCAACCTGTGGAAAAATCAAAAGCGTACTAACAACTACGGGTTCAAGTCCGGAAATAGCTGCCGCTCTCCCTATTTTTTTAATATATTCGATTAATCTTTTTGTGTCGTCTTCCTGTCCTTCTTTCGCATATTTCAGTGCAAGCTCGAAGAAGTAGTTAAGAACTTCTTTGGTTTCGGTTTCATTCTTTTCATCAACCAGATTCAGTCCAAGTTCCAAAGCTTCATTCTCATCGAGCGGTAGAATCCTTCGTGCCCCCAGGTTCTCTCTTAAGTAAGTATGGATATGTGAGAATATGAGCTTTATCATGGGAAAAAAGCACTATTAAGAAATATTTAAAACTTCTACACCTGAATTAACTTGGAAATATTTGACTAAAAGTATCAACAAGGAAAATTATTTATATCATACATAGGTAATAAGAATCCGGTTGCTTACGACGGGAAATATTAAAGCCTCATTTCACACACCAGAAACAAAACGGTTATTATGAAAGATAAGTTTCACTCCCTTCTTCTTATCCATTTATGACCGTTTTCTCGTAAGCAGCTATCCTTTTTATCTTTACAAATTTTAAAGAATTCAGTATCGATAGTGGGAAACTCACTTAAGTAAACCTATTTGAGTCATTGAATACCTTTTTCCTATCAAAATTGACCAGCTTGGGTTATGTACTGGTATTTAAATAGAAGTACTTAAAAAGGATATCACTTTCATAAAAATATACAGTATTGTGAAGGACTGCGAAGGAAAGTATAGAATATTTCGCAGGAAAATTCACGATGACTGTGAAAGAAGGTAAAAAACACTTTGAGAAGTATCCGAAATGTATCCCAAAAATACTCAAAAAATATTACAAAAGTCCGAAAGCCTGGACTAAAAGCCCAGACCAGTCGGAGAATTAAGCGACTTCTTAACTGGCTTCTATTTTGAGAAGTAACTTCAGTTTTAACAAACTATTTTTATTTTAGAATACAAGCCCTAATTCTTGGAGCTTCTTTCTTGCTCCGTCGTATACCTGCATGTACTCATCAGTTGGTGTTACTGTCTTTACGTCGTAGCATTCCTGGAATGTCTTTCCTGCCGGAGCGTTTGCATAATTCTTCTCGTAGAGTGCTACAAGCTTGTCAAGGATCACATTTACTTCAGAGATTTCGACTCCTGCGGTTGCCCTTGCCACTTCTCCCATCATCCTGGCTTCCATACCAGTAGTCTTGTCTGTAACTACACCCTTTGCGGCTGCAACACCTGAGAGAATTTCTCTTCCAGAAGCTGTGTCAGTAATTGATTGGGCTGAAGCCTCAAGCAGACACATCTCAGTGCATGGGCCTGCACATGGGTAGTACTGGTTGCCTGACAGTATGTCTGTAAATTCTGAAATTGTTGCACATGCCCAGCCTGCAATCATCAGGGTTTCCCTGGTGTTGGTTGATCCCCAGCGTATGTGGACAGGACCGTCCAGATGCCAGCTTGCGGTGCTCATTATCACGGCGTTTATGTGGGTTGCAACGTCTACAATTGTGGTTTCTTCAATTCCACCCGCGTATCCGCCGAAAATCGGCATCTGTTCGTCCATTATGATGTCGCTATTTGCAGTGTAGTGGGCAATAACCGAGATTGCATCCAGGTCGATCTTGAGTTCACAGAGTTGCGAGACCTCGTGGCTGTCCGTACAGGTCATTCCGCCAGCACAGTCGGCGGAAATGTTTCCCTGAGCGGACAGGGAGGTCTCTGGGCCCTAGACAGCCATGCCAGGCCTACCAGCCATGGCGCAAGCATTTTTAATGAGTCTTGTTTCTGTCTTTGCAGCAAGAACTTCGTAAGGGCTCTTTGGAATAGGCGCTTTCCCGCGTACTGTAGTCATTACACCATTGACGATAGTGTCGACTTCTTTTTCCAGGGCATAGCTCATGTGAACGGGCATAAACACATTTTCGGAAATCGGAGAACCAGTAGGTCCACCCTGCACTATTGGCTTTTTCTTGTCACCAACGTTTCTTTTCCTAACATTTACTGCTTCCCTGCCTGTACCAAGCACGAATTCTTTCTGCACGTTGTTAATTGCATCCCAGATTTCATCTTCAGTGTACTTTACGATCCTGTGTGTGTCTGTACAGTAAATTCCGCAGTCAAGGAGCATCTCAAAGCCTGCGTTGAAGAGTTTTTCCATCATTTCCTTGTCTGTCGGAACAAACTCTCCCTTGAAGTCAAGCCCGTATTTCTGCTTGAGTTCCATTGCCTTCATCGGGATCCTCATGAGGTCCCAGTCGTCCAGAGTACATTTTTCCCCTACTTTTGCCCTGTCATAAAAGTCATAGCAGTCAAATGATTTTCTAAATGTCATTTTCTTTTGCCTCCCAGGATTATTTCATAACCTCAAGTGCAACTTTTGCAGCTTCAGCAGCATTTTCTGCAGTTGCATCTGCTCCAATTTCGGAAATCCATTTATCAGATACAGGAGCTCCTCCGAACATGCACTTTACACTGTCCCTGAGGTTTTCTTCTCTAAGCCTGTCCATCAGGTCTTTCTGACCGAGCATAGAGGTGGTCATAAGGGCTGAGCCTACTAAGAGGACCTTTTCTCCTTTGTGCTTTGCAGCCTCTTCTACAACATCTTCATTCTGGACGTCAACTCCCATGTCAACGATCTGGAACCCGTTTGCTCCTAACATGGTGGTAACAAGCCTGTGACCAATGTCGTGAATATCTCCTTCTGCAACAAAAGTAATTGCAAGTCCAGCTTCTTCTCCTTCTTCCTTGCTCTTTTCAAGTTCGGGGGTAAGGACTTCCATTGCATTGCTCATTGCTTTTCCAGACATCATGATCTGGGGCAGGAAAATCTCGGCGGCTTCGAACTTGTCACCGACGATTTTCATTCCGACGGAAAGGCCCTTCGTAATAATATCAAGCGCCGGAATTCCTGCAGCCAGGGCCTCCTTGCATAGCTGTGCAGTACCTGCGACGTTCTGATTTACGATTGCGTCGCGTAACTTATCAAATATCTCTTGATTTGTCATCCCATTATCACTTCTTTTTGTTTTTTACGTTTGGCCGGTCAGGAATTAGCTATTCACTTGCCGGATAACGGAAGCTCATTACCTCTTGATTTAATATAAATCTTTTCCTTGGGTGTTGGGATTATATATATTTTGTGCCATAAAATTTGCGATTGATTAAAATTTATATAAGTATTTTTCGATTGAATTTTTTTGAAAAATCTGCCAGAAAAATTAACAGCAAACATGAAAAATGTTAGGTTAATTGCACCTCCACACAAAAAGAAAGAAAAAATGCATTATTCCGTAAAAATCAAAAACAATAATTAAAGGCCGCTTTCACAACTTCATCTTAGAATTCTTTCAGCCAGGAGTTGGCCAGGTTGCCACAAAAAGGAAAAAATGTTTCAAAAGGGTTGAAATATCTTTCCAATTCCTAAAAATAAATGCAATTATGTCTGTTATATAATCAATATAGCAGACACTTTAATGAAGATTTCCATCTTCGTTAAGAATCTTCAGGAGCTCGATAATCGAATATGAAGCTCGAGTAATTCCCATACTGCGTTTATCAGTGTCCGTGCCCGCAACGTACAGATTCCGAACAGGAGTTCGAATATCTGCGAATTTCCCGTTAATGGTAACTGCGGCTTTTTCTGGAACCGTTATCTGTTCGTGCTGCATATCGATATATTTCTCAATGTTTGGATGGGCACGGAAAATCGTATCGTAGGCTTTTTTTATCTCCTCTTCTTCGTTTTTATTTTCGTCGACCACGAAAGAAAAGCCTATAAGCTGTTTATCCTTTGGAGCAAGCGAAGGATCATAGTTACTTATGGGTGTTGCCCAGTAGGCGAAATCCTTGAACCAGATCTCTGATCCCGTGTAATTAAAATCGGAAAATTCTTTTTCCAGTCCAAGCCAGATTGTCAGGCTTTTGCTGTGGACTATATCTTCCAGATTTGCCTTATACTCCTGAGGGAGATCCATTATAAGTCTGGGAAGCTCGGTTGCAAAACCTGTGTAGATAACGAGGTCAGAGTTATATACTTCATCGGCTTCCACGCCTGAAATCTTTCCGTCCTGTACAAGGATGGATTTGACCTCACATCTCGTTTTGATCTCAACGGTTTCCGGAAGTGAATAAAGAACAGCGTTGAGCAGGGCTTTTAAGCCTTTTCTGGGATAACCCTGAGAATAGTTTACATTATTTGTTGCAAGCCTTTCCAGAGAGGTAAAAGGCTGGGTGACCCTGGTCATCCTGGCCTGAAGGGAGGCATGGAGATGGTACGGGAGGACTGAGGCAAGGATAGACTCTGTAGACTGTGACTTTTTGGGTTCCAGTCTTCCGATCATTGCATCAAACTGTTCCTGGGTAATGCTGTCTCTGACAAAACTGCTTCCTGACAGAACCCGTTGGGCAGAGGTTTCCTTCATTGACTTACCTGAGAGGAAAGCTGATATCGTGTCCACAAAATCGTAAGTTTCTTTTGAAAGGCTTTTTGGCAGAAAATCATATACTGACTGGTCGGACAGATCTATTCCAAATGAAGACAGAGTAAAGGCTTTTGTAAGAGTCTGGGAAAGTAGTAGTCTGTCCTTTCTTGGAAGCACATCAAAGGTCACGAAATCTTTGAGGTTGGAAGGAACTTTGACAAGAGTATTTTCAGTCCGAACGTAATAATGCCCATATTCCTCAAACACAGGCAAAAAGTCAAAGTAATTATCCATCAACCTCTTCAGAGGTCCTTCAATCAGATGAGTAATTGCGTGTGCTCCTGTATCTACCTGATAGCCATCTACCATGTAGCTGTTGCAGTTCCCGCCCAAATGCTGTCTTTTTTCAAGAACAAGGACTTTTTTTCCATGCTTTGAAAGCGTAAGTGCTGCAAGAAGCCCGCTTATGCCCGCCCCGACGACAATTACATCGTATCTTTTCATACCTTAAACTACCTCAGTTTTTTCCAGCGAATTAAGTTACAGTTAAATACAATTATTTGCCTTATTCTTTCAACTTACAAATTAAAATCATATTGTCAGAGTTCTAAATTAGTGGAAGGGTTGAGTGAAATATCTGAAAATTATAATAAATTACTTTAGATCCAGGATGTTATTAAAATCATACTGTACGATTATGATTTATCCTCTTTATATTTGATCCCTGGCTTACATTTGCAGAGTAACATAGAGAAAAAAATAGTATTTATAATTAACAGTCAATTGGTAAATAAGGTGCAGATTACAATAATTTGAACTTATCCTGTATTCATATTTTATACAAAAGGAGTTGGCTGGTGACTCCAAAACTTATTAATCGCATTGAAATTATAAAGAACACATTTGTAATCCTTTGACCAAACAAACTAATTCATGAACTGATTTATAAGTAAATACCTTACTTAATATTATACTTAATACTATACTTAATACTATACTTAATACTATACTTAATACCGTACTTCTTATTGTTGTTTAAACAGCAGTTCTCTTTTAATAAAAAACGCTTTTTAGAGCGATTTACTCTTCAAATTGCCGTACAGAAGAACTTGCTGCACTGGATTACATAGAGAGCTCAATAATTGTTAAACAATTCTGAACCTTTTACTTAGTCTGATTTCGTGGTAGCCGCAGTTTTTACATTTAAAATACCTTATTTTCTTCTTTAGAACATAGTTTAATACGTCAATATCTCTGTATTCTTCCATTGCATGCTCTTTCCCACATTCCTCGCAGGTGTCTTCTTTTAAATCATCCTGCCTTTTCTCTTGATGGTGGTCTATGTATTGAGGTTCAACTTTTATATCCTCATGCCCGCAGTTTTTACAGTGCCAGTACTGTGTCAGGGTTTTTGTATAAGTATCAATTTTGCTTTCTTCTTTTATGAGTGGAGCCTGAAACTCTTCAAAAACTAGGTGCTTCCCGCATTTCTCGCAATATGAATCCGCACAATAGTTCGTTATTGCCCTGTAATAACCAAACATATAAAGGAAAATAATTTCTGACACAATTGTTAGGAATCTCCCGGCTGATAAAAGAAAGCTTTCGGATCTTACAGAAAAATGAGCAGAGACAAACATCAAAAATAGGAATATCAGTACTGAAAGAAGAAGGAGTTTTGAGAATAATCTGGCTCTTTTTTGAATTCTTTTTACTCCAAGCTTATTTGCCAGATTAACAGCTTCTTCCCTGCTTTCAGGGCTATATCTTGGATTAAGTTTCTGAGTCATTTCCACGATATCATTTTCAGGATCTATTTTGTAGCGGATGCCTTTATAAAAAGCCTGATATGAACCTGATGGAAACCTTATTCGTTTGTCTTTTGCCAATTGATCAGCGGCCCGTTTCTGATTACATTAGCTGTTATTCGTGAGTAATTTTATATCATAAAGCATGATAAATGTTTTTCCAGCAGAGTTATGCCTCTACAGCTCGAATTCTGCAGGTCTTTTCAAAAAAGGCTTAACCGCAACCCTTTTGGAAAAAGGCTTGACCGAAAACCCCAGTAAAGTTTGGACTTGAGGAGCTTATCCCCAAACCCTATAGGCGTGATCAACCGGCGCAACGGTTGCAGCACAACGGTTGCGCTCAAGATGGTAAGCTATAGTTAAGATACTGAGCTACGTTCAAGGAAGGCAGGTTTTTTATAAATGAGCCTGTCCCAAAACCTTGAATTTGGAATAATCACTCTAATTTCTAACGTAAAAATAGTATAGATTTGGGAATAAAATTGGTTTTGGGATGAGCTCAATTAGTATCACTTTTGCTCAAACGGATCGGTTTGAAGGAACGAGACAGTTATATTGTTAGCTGTGAATTGTTTTTGAAATCAGTAGATTTTATATCCTGAGTTTCTCTTCAAGCTCACAGGAAATCGGATTTATCAGATACTTATTTCATAATTACAACACGCGATATCCTTTCCGTTCCTTTCGACCCTACTAAAAGGGACTTAAAAAACCCGTTTTAGAGTTAATTTAGAAGCCCTAGCAGCAAATAACTTATGGTTTTCTTGGGGGAACTTCGAGAATAATTTTATAAACTTTAATTATATATATCATGAGGTAAAGTAGGATGTGGGCATCTGGGAAGGTCATAAGAGACCTTTCAACTGTTTTTAATAACCCCCCAACACCCCCACTCCCCAATAACCGGATGCCCAATTTCCCTATTATCAGTTTTCTAATTCTGTTTCTGGAACACAGCCAAAGTTTCGCTTCGGCAACATGTGGTTCATTTCGGTTCAAGCCTTTTAAAAAAACTGCTTGCCCGCAAGCCTTTTTAAAAAGGCTTGAGCGAAAATCATTACTAAATCTAAAACATCATAACGGCTGCTCACAAGCCTTTTTAAAAAAGGCTTGAGCGAAAATCCA belongs to Methanosarcina barkeri 3 and includes:
- a CDS encoding methyltransferase cognate corrinoid protein translates to MTNQEIFDKLRDAIVNQNVAGTAQLCKEALAAGIPALDIITKGLSVGMKIVGDKFEAAEIFLPQIMMSGKAMSNAMEVLTPELEKSKEEGEEAGLAITFVAEGDIHDIGHRLVTTMLGANGFQIVDMGVDVQNEDVVEEAAKHKGEKVLLVGSALMTTSMLGQKDLMDRLREENLRDSVKCMFGGAPVSDKWISEIGADATAENAAEAAKVALEVMK
- a CDS encoding NAD(P)/FAD-dependent oxidoreductase, which codes for MKRYDVIVVGAGISGLLAALTLSKHGKKVLVLEKRQHLGGNCNSYMVDGYQVDTGAHAITHLIEGPLKRLMDNYFDFLPVFEEYGHYYVRTENTLVKVPSNLKDFVTFDVLPRKDRLLLSQTLTKAFTLSSFGIDLSDQSVYDFLPKSLSKETYDFVDTISAFLSGKSMKETSAQRVLSGSSFVRDSITQEQFDAMIGRLEPKKSQSTESILASVLPYHLHASLQARMTRVTQPFTSLERLATNNVNYSQGYPRKGLKALLNAVLYSLPETVEIKTRCEVKSILVQDGKISGVEADEVYNSDLVIYTGFATELPRLIMDLPQEYKANLEDIVHSKSLTIWLGLEKEFSDFNYTGSEIWFKDFAYWATPISNYDPSLAPKDKQLIGFSFVVDENKNEEEEIKKAYDTIFRAHPNIEKYIDMQHEQITVPEKAAVTINGKFADIRTPVRNLYVAGTDTDKRSMGITRASYSIIELLKILNEDGNLH